A stretch of Capricornis sumatraensis isolate serow.1 chromosome 10, serow.2, whole genome shotgun sequence DNA encodes these proteins:
- the THOC7 gene encoding THO complex subunit 7 isoform X2, producing MLSTLSQCEFSMGKTLLVYDMNLREMENYEKIYKEIECSIAGAHEKIAECKKQILQAKRIRKNRQEYDALAKVIQHHPDRHETLKELEALGKELEHLSHIKESVEDKLELRRKQFHVLLSTIHELQQTLENDEKLSEVEEAQEASMETDPKP from the exons ATGCTGAGCACGCTGTCCCAATGTGAATTTTCAATGGGCAAAACTTTGCTAGTATATGATATGAatctcagagaaatggaaaattatgaaaaaatttacAAAGAGATAG AATGTAGCATTGCTGGAGCCCATGAAAAAATTGCTGAGTGCAAAAAGCAAATTCTTCAAGCAAAACGAATACGAAAAAATCGGCAAG AATATGATGCACTGGCAAAAGTGATCCAGCATCATCCAGACAGGCATGAGACATTAAA agaactagaggCTCTGGGAAAAGAATTAGAACATCTTTCACATATTAAAGAAAGTGTTGAAGATAAG CTGGAATTGAGAAGGAAACAGTTTCATGTTCTTCTTAGTACCAtccatgaacttcagcaaacACTGGAAA ATGATGAAAAGCTGTCAGAGGTAGAAGAAGCTCAAGAAGCAAGCATGGAAACTGATCCTAAACCATAG
- the C10H3orf49 gene encoding LOW QUALITY PROTEIN: putative uncharacterized protein C3orf49 homolog (The sequence of the model RefSeq protein was modified relative to this genomic sequence to represent the inferred CDS: inserted 1 base in 1 codon): MDRPHLYTPECFKVAYERAGRYRRFQQPRKRTGSIKRKGIERWHKAESTNLVKQNVLVPKEESSSNSDMEFHKNQKNQKKNXGEMLSHSYRSKPASVNKEGAPDHKETLLPNTQSLLRIVKELPSPKLFTKPRMRKLSQNATIQLDVVEAEMEAITQGNTLLQARRTSKRLSVTSLPSGMKKVPYSSKKRPHFPVFKRKKHSMENILRKSDLTVGKLQMQVDDLIETVTDKSMKLLAQRHAELQQGEFLGDEILQSSKQLQRMSRRTMRKYKLKNVCFPCTWCCFRF, from the exons ATGGATCGCCCTCACCTGTATACTCCAGAGTGCTTTAAGGTTGCTTACGAAAGAGCTGGCCGGTACCGAAGATTTCAGCAGCCCAGAAAGAGAACCGGCTCGATCAAAAGGAAAGGGATTGAAAG atgGCATAAAGCTGAGTCTACCAACTTAGTGAAACAAAATGTATTGGTCCCTAAAGAGGAGTCATCCAGTAATAGTGACATGGAATTTCACAAGAAccagaaaaatcagaagaaaa atggTGAGATGCTGTCACACTCGTACAGAAGCAAGCCAGCAAGTGTCAACAAAGAGGGTGCCCCTGACCACAAGGAAACCCTCCTTCCAAATACACAGAGCCTTCTTAGAATTGTCAAAGAGCTTCCATCGCCCAAGTTATTTACCAAACCAAGAATGAGAAAGCTCTCCCAGAATG CAACTATACAACTTGACGTTGTCGAAGCAGAGATGGAGGCGATAACCCAAGGAAATACACTCCTCCAAGCCAGGAGAACCAGCAAGCGTTTATCTGTGACATCACTTCCTTCAGGAATGAAAAAG GTTCCATATTCATCAAAAAAGAGACCACACTTTCCggtatttaaaagaaagaagcacAGCATGGAAAACATTCTCCGGAAATCAGATTTGACAGTGGGAAAACTTCAAATGCAG GTGGATGACCtcatagaaacagtgacagataaaTCCATGAAGTTATTGGCCCAAAGACATGCTGAACTTCAACAGGGTGAGTTTCTAGGGGATGAAATTCTTCAGTCTTCTAAGCAGTTGCAGAGGATGTCCAGGCGAACCATGAGAAAGTATAAATTGAAAAATGTGTGTTTCCCATGTACCTGGTGCTGCTTCCGATTCTGA
- the THOC7 gene encoding THO complex subunit 7 isoform X1 codes for MGAVTDDEVIRKRLLIDGDGAGDDRRINLLVKSFIKWCNSGSQEEGYSQYQRMLSTLSQCEFSMGKTLLVYDMNLREMENYEKIYKEIECSIAGAHEKIAECKKQILQAKRIRKNRQEYDALAKVIQHHPDRHETLKELEALGKELEHLSHIKESVEDKLELRRKQFHVLLSTIHELQQTLENDEKLSEVEEAQEASMETDPKP; via the exons ATGGGAGCCGTGACTGACG ACGAAGTCATACGGAAGCGTCTTCTAATCGATGGAGATGGTGCTGGAGATGATCGGAGAATTAATCTGCTGGTGAAAAGTTTCATTAAATGGTGCAACTCAGGATCTCAGGAAGAGGG ATACAGCCAGTACCAACGTATGCTGAGCACGCTGTCCCAATGTGAATTTTCAATGGGCAAAACTTTGCTAGTATATGATATGAatctcagagaaatggaaaattatgaaaaaatttacAAAGAGATAG AATGTAGCATTGCTGGAGCCCATGAAAAAATTGCTGAGTGCAAAAAGCAAATTCTTCAAGCAAAACGAATACGAAAAAATCGGCAAG AATATGATGCACTGGCAAAAGTGATCCAGCATCATCCAGACAGGCATGAGACATTAAA agaactagaggCTCTGGGAAAAGAATTAGAACATCTTTCACATATTAAAGAAAGTGTTGAAGATAAG CTGGAATTGAGAAGGAAACAGTTTCATGTTCTTCTTAGTACCAtccatgaacttcagcaaacACTGGAAA ATGATGAAAAGCTGTCAGAGGTAGAAGAAGCTCAAGAAGCAAGCATGGAAACTGATCCTAAACCATAG